The following are encoded in a window of Dictyostelium discoideum AX4 chromosome 6 chromosome, whole genome shotgun sequence genomic DNA:
- the adprt2 gene encoding NAD+ ADP-ribosyltransferase → MPPKKRQLSQSDEDVKTTTTTTTSTSTKPLTEIFDGIVFCFSGTFSVTQTELTKKVEGCGASTSKTCTAKVTHLVSTVDDFKKNGTAVSKALKSGIPIVTEGFITKSIEASKKLEEKDYSLSSSNDDEEEEEEEEEEEEEEEEEEVAKPTRRSSKKAPAKSEEKGEDKNKLTTRPTKKTKTNTSEAETKTAASDLDDSSSESEDEKNQISVKIKGRAANDPHFPDSRFHVYENGKDVYDATLNQTEISQNNNKFYIIQLLEADDGSSYSVWNRWGREGLKGQSSRKDFGKGGLNQAISLFCSKFYEKTKNTFTDRANFKKVAGKYDMIELDYSTDSKPKNGASTTATTTTTKKVVEHKKECSLDERVQELVKLIFDVKMMERTMTEAKYDLKKMPLGKLSKNQITKGYLVLKQIEDVMGGKSGESLSTLSSRFYTIIPHAFGMSVPPVINTNQMLIEKMNMLQNLADIEIATNIIKDSESDESNILELHYAKLKTDIQPLDENSCEYKNILLYVKNTYQGGKKPTIVNIFKIDRDGEADRYKTKKHLGNRKLLWHGSRLTNYASIISQGLRIAPPEAPVSGYRFGKGVYFADCMSLSANYCRTVGSNDFCMLLGDVALGKTADLARDTYMEKPQPNSHSTWALGTVEPDPKVFFQDTEGCITPYGQMIPSQHKGVSCYEHQYVVYDVAQVHLKYLLQLRN, encoded by the exons atgcCACCAAAGAAAAGACAATTATCACAAAGTGATGAAGATGTAAAAACCACTACAACCACTACTacttcaacatcaacaaaacCACTCACTGAAATTTTCGATGGAATtgtattttgtttttcagGTACATTTTCAGTAACACAAACtgaattaacaaaaaaagttgaagGTTGTGGCGCATCAACCTCAAAAACATGCACTGCTAAAGTTACACATTTAGTATCAACTGtagatgattttaaaaagaatggtACAGCAGTTTCAAAAGCTCTCAAATCTGGTATTCCAATTGTAACCGAAGGTTTCATTactaaatcaattgaagcatcaaagaaattggaagaaaaagattattCACTTTCATCTTCAAACGATGacgaagaggaagaagaagaagaggaagaagaagaggaagaggaagaagaagaagaagttgCCAAACCAACTAGAAGATCATCAAAGAAAGCACCAGCTAAATCTGAAGAAAAAGgagaagataaaaataaacttacaACTCGTCCAactaaaaaaactaaaaccaATACAAGTGAAGCTGAAACCAAAACAGCTGCATCAGATCTTGATGATAGCAGTAGTGAATCTGAAGatgaaaaaaatcaaatcagtgttaaaattaaaggaAGAGCTGCAAATGATCCACATTTCCCAGATTCAAGA TTTCATGTTTATGAAAATGGTAAAGATGTTTATGATGCAACATTAAATCAAACAGAAATTTcacaaaacaataataaattttatattattcaaCTTTTGGAAGCAGATGATGGTAGTTCATATTCAGTTTGGAATCGTTGGGGTAGAGAAGGTTTAAAGGGACAAAGTTCAAGAAAAGATTTTGGTAAAGGTGGATTAAATCAAGCCATTTCATTGTTTTGTAGcaaattttatgaaaaaaccaaaaataccTTTACTGATAGAGCCAACTTTAAAAAGGTTGCTGGTAAATATGATATGATTGAATTAGATTATAGTACTGATTCAAAGCCAAAGAATGGTGCCTCCACCACtgctaccaccaccaccaccaaaaaaGTTGTTGAACATAAGAAAGAATGTTCATTGGATGAAAGAGTACAAGAATTggttaaattaatattcgATGTTAAAATGATGGAGAGAACAATGACTGAAGCCAAATATGATCTCAAGAAAATGCCATTAGGTAAACTTTCAAAGAATCAAATCACCAAAGGTTATTTGGTATTGAAACAAATTGAAGATGTTATGGGTGGTAAAAGTGGTGAAAGTTTATCAACTCTCTCAAGTAGATTCTACACAATCATTCCACACGCATTTGGTATGTCTGTTCCACCAGTAATCAATACCAATCAAATGTTGattgaaaaaatgaatatgCTTCAAAATCTTGCCGATATCGAAATCGCTACCAACATTATCAAGGATAGTGAATCTGATGAATCAAACATTTTGGAATTACATTAtgcaaaattaaaaacagaTATTCAACCACTCGATGAAAACTCTTgtgaatataaaaatattttattatatgttAAAAACACTTATCAAGGTGGAAAGAAACCAACCATTGTAAACATTTTCAAGATTGATCGTGATGGTGAAGCAGATCgttataaaactaaaaaacatCTTGGTAATAGAAAACTCTTATGGCATGGTTCTCGTTTAACAAATTATGCTTCCATCATTTCACAAGGTTTAAGAATTGCTCCACCTGAAGCTCCAGTTTCTGGTTATAGATTTGGAAAAGGTGTTTATTTTGCTG atTGTATGTCACTTTCTGCAAATTATTGTAGAACAGTTGGATCTAATGATTTTTGTATGTTATTAGGTGATGTTGCATTGGGTAAAACTGCAGATTTGGCTAGAGATACTTATATGGAGAAACCACAACCAAATTCTCATTCAACTTGGGCTTTAGGTACTGTTGAACCAGATCCAAAAGTATTTTTCCAAGATACTGAAGGTTGTATCACTCCATACGGCCAAATGATTCCATCTCAACATAAAGGTGTTTCTTGTTATGAACATCAATATGTCGTTTATGATGTTGCTCAAGTTCATTTGAAATATCTTTTGCAattaagaaattaa
- a CDS encoding hypothetical protein (P38961 Hypothetical 47.2 kDa protein in STN1-AFR1 intergenic region): MTNTKKSKQKNTVGNKVKKTNTNKNNNNNNNNNNKNKQNKINNKNNKNNKNNDSNNKNNNTNNKNNINIKNKNLKKVENNKSLKVISSNKNKNILNNLKKEEKVNSNDILIQQQQNREKEDITNEDDDEKYNLWNPKPTSSVSVSSSKSSKSLKTTDLQNEMSEKLKGSRFRWLNETLYTTHSKEAFKEFSEDRSLFDQYHSGFKSQVESWPINPLDLIIDDLSSIKQRKRIADLGCGEAKLAERLQHKHTIQSFDLVAVNERVTACDISNLPLKNESIDIAVFCLSLMGTNFIDFIIEAERVLVKGGLLKIAEIESRITDINAFTNEIQQHGFNLIKKNEQNQYFTLFEFSKLQKKDQQFMRSLKQYQKLKKQQATNEPVLKPCLYKKR; encoded by the coding sequence ATGACAAAtactaaaaaatcaaaacaaaagaATACTGTTggaaataaagtaaaaaaaacaaatacaaataaaaataataataataataataataataataataaaaataaacaaaataaaatcaataataaaaataataaaaataataaaaacaatgattcaaataataaaaataataatacaaataataaaaataatataaatattaaaaataaaaatttaaaaaaagttgaaaataataaatcattaaaagttatttcatcaaataaaaataaaaatatattaaataatttaaaaaaagaagaaaaagtaaatagtaatgatattttaattcaacaacaacaaaatagagaaaaagaagatataACAAacgaagatgatgatgaaaaatataatttatggAATCCAAAACCAACTTCTTCAGTATcagtatcatcatcaaaatcatcaaaatcattaaaaacaaCAGATTTACAAAATGAAATGAGTGAAAAACTTAAAGGAAGTAGATTTAGGTGGTTAAATGAAACATTATATACAACACATAGTAAGGAAGCATTTAAAGAGTTTTCAGAAGATAGATCATTATTCGATCAGTATCATAGCGGATTTAAATCACAAGTTGAATCATGGCCAATCAATCCATTGGATTTAATCATTGACGATTTGTCATCGATTAAACAAAGAAAGAGAATTGCAGATTTAGGTTGTGGTGAAGCAAAATTAGCCGAACGTTTACAACATAAACATACAATTCAATCATTTGATTTGGTTGCTGTCAACGAGCGTGTAACAGCTTGTGATATCTCAAATCTACCATTAAAGAATGAGTCAATTGATATCGCTGTATTCTGTCTAAGTTTAATGGGTACCAATTTCATTGATTTCATCATTGAAGCAGAACGTGTTTTAGTTAAAGgtggtttattaaaaatcgCTGAAATCGAATCAAGAATCACCGATATCAATGCTTTTACAAatgaaattcaacaacatggtttcaatttaattaaaaagaatgaacaaaatcaatatttcactttatttgaattttcaaaattacaaaaaaaagatcaacaATTTATGAGAAGTTTAaaacaatatcaaaaattaaaaaaacaacaagcTACAAATGAACCAGTTTTAAAACCatgtttatataaaaaaagataa
- a CDS encoding WD40 repeat-containing protein translates to MLGPDFQKYSNQSNYHFDSFPYENSYEEEEYQDKYKEIVFRDKWGPKYAIQQQQQQQVYAPNKRNVSKKIGSPLSSPTLYSSSSSSSSSSSNCKNNNNQNINHYQHKKKDSKKLKEIIKNLLLPNKFNPMKRITFISILPIEITMKIISYLPFQDVLSIQYVCSEWFLITCEEILWKSIYQNYFQVYPNRELLLKKSEKSCQLHWREIFKQQHERESRWKGDRFKEAHLIGHTGTVWALHLDDERVYTGSFDKTAKVWDTKTKKCRFTLAGHYYPIQCLDVNNNIMATGSLDNSIRIWDLEKGKSKGILTTRAHNFDVFCLQQIGDQIISGSSDSTVKVWNIAEIINDSIEIPDTEEEEEEALQDNVMNDPFAVNNSFTSLPDINEPDHVHTNIVSVNDKTSTRYRNHNLSSTHTFKHQSCVTCLQVYGNILMSGGSDRVVRVWDLNTSQPIQILSGHNEGIRALQFNGNVLVTGSDDTTVRVWDLRSKNSNISTLRGHNGSVRCLQWDGTTLITGSNDQSVRWWNLNYDSDQSKELFSFNSSISCLQFTNSILMCGLSDSKVQINKFY, encoded by the coding sequence atgttagGTCCAGATTTccaaaaatattcaaatcaatcaaattatcattttgatAGTTTTCCATATGAAAATTCATACGAAGAGGAAGAATATCAAgataaatataaagaaattgTGTTTAGAGATAAATGGGGACCAAAATATgcaattcaacaacaacaacaacaacaagtttATGCaccaaataaaagaaatgttTCAAAAAAGATTGGgtcaccattatcatcaccaacattatattcatcatcgtcatcatcatcatcatcatcatcaaattgtaaaaataataataatcaaaatattaatcattatcaacataaaaagaaagattcaaaaaagttaaaagaaattataaagaatttattattaccaaataaatttaatccaATGAAAAGAATTACATTTATTAGTattttaccaattgaaattacaatGAAGATCATATCATATTTACCATTTCAAGATGTTTTATCAATTCAATATGTTTGTTCCGAATGGTTTTTAATTACATGTGAAGAGATTTTATGGAAAtcaatttatcaaaattatttccaGGTTTATCCAAATcgtgaattattattaaagaaatccGAGAAATCATGTCAATTACATTGGAGAGAAATTTTCAAACAACAACATGAAAGAGAATCAAGATGGAAAGGTGATAGATTTAAAGAGGCCCATTTGATTGGTCACACTGGTACTGTCTGGGCATTGCATTTAGATGATGAAAGAGTTTACACTGGTTCATTCGATAAAACCGCTAAAGTTTGGGATACGAAAACCAAGAAATGTCGTTTCACTTTGGCCGGTCACTATTATCCAATTCAATGTTTGGATGTAAACAATAACATTATGGCAACTGGTAGTTTAGATAATTCAATTAGAATTTGGGATTTGGAGAAAGGTAAATCAAAAGGTATACTTACAACTCGTGCTCATAATTTCGATGTTTTCTGTTTACAACAAATTGGTGACCAAATTATTTCCGGAAGTTCCGATTCAACTGTTAAAGTTTGGAATATTGCAGAGATAATTAATGATAGCATTGAAATCCCCGATACTGAAGAGGAGGAAGAGGAAGCACTTCAAGATAATGTTATGAATGATCCATTCGCTGTAAATAATTCATTCACAAGTTTACCAGATATTAATGAACCCGATCATGTTCATACCAATATTGTATCGGTAAATGATAAGACTTCAACACGTTATAGAAACCATAATCTCTCATCGACTCATACATTCAAGCATCAATCATGTGTAACATGTCTTCAAGTTTATGGTAATATTTTAATGAGTGGCGGTAGTGATCGTGTTGTTAGAGTTTGGGATTTAAATACATCTCAACCTATCCAAATACTCTCTGGTCATAATGAAGGTATTAGAGCTTTACAATTCAATGGAAATGTTTTAGTAACTGGTTCTGATGATACAACTGTTAGAGTTTGGGATCTTCGTTCAAagaattcaaatatttcaacACTTCGTGGTCATAATGGTTCAGTACGTTGCCTTCAATGGGATGGCACTACCTTAATCACTGGTTCAAATGATCAATCAGTACGTTGGtggaatttaaattatgatTCTGATCAAAGTAAAGAATTATTCTCTTTCAATAGTTCAATTAGTTGTTTAcaatttacaaattcaattttaatgtGTGGTTTATCAGATTCAAAagttcaaattaataaattttattag
- a CDS encoding peptidase A22B family protein produces the protein MEAVIESFKNLKMDLTIPDNGLLIAYISIWIMAIVPIYIGSFLSLKETKSESMSMSDAYTFPIIGSVFLFGLYLCFKYFDKDLINLILSYYFLLIGAIAMTNVLSSLFKYMFVGSSGSGKNKKQNEVKPLISFKIPAIKFITDAKDVKIDIYDIVSFIFAIGFSLWYIKTKHWIANNIFGLTFSIQGISFISLTEYSVGVMLLVGLFFYDIFWVFGTDVMVTVAKSFDAPIKLLFPKDIFADVYQFSMLGLGDIVLPGIFIALLLRFDRHIHQESRSKGPMKKTYFNSTLIAYALGLFTTIFVMHTFKAAQPALLYLVPFCVGSSMIVSAIKGQFKKLLWSNLDTAKDNTKKTN, from the exons atggaagCAGTCAttgaaagttttaaaaatttaaaaatggattTAACCATCCCCGATAATGGATTATTAATTGCCTATATTAGTATTTGGATCATGGCAATTGTTCCAATTTATATTGGTTCTTTCttatcattaaaagaaacaaaa agTGAATCAATGAGCATGAGCGATGCATATACATTCCCAATAATTGGTAGTGTTTTCTTATTTGGTTTATACTTatgtttcaaatattttgataaagatttaattaatttaattttatcatattactttttattaattggagCAATTGCAATGACAAAtgtattatcatcattattcaAATATATGTTTGTTGGATcaagtggtagtggtaaaaACAAGAAACAAAATGAAGTTAAACCATTAATTTCCTTCAAAATTCCAgccattaaattcattacaGATGCAAAAGATGTTAAAATCGATATTTACGATATCGTCTCTTTCATCTTTGCAATTGGTTTCTCACTTTGGTATATCAAAACTAAACATTGGATtgcaaataatatttttggtCTTACTTTTTCAATTCAAGGTATTAGTTTCATTAGTTTAACTGAATATTCTGTTGGTGTTATGTTATTG gtTGGTTTATTCTTTTATGATATTTTTTGGGTATTTGGTACAGATGTTATGGTTACAGTAGCTAAAAGTTTTGATGCACCAATTAAATTACTTTTCCCAAAGGATATTTTTGCAGATGTTTATCAATTTTCAATGTTAGGTTTGGGTGATATCGTTTTACCAGGTATCTTTATCGCTTTATTATTACGTTTCGATAGACATATTCATCAAGAAAGCAGATCAAAAGGTCCAATGAAAAAAACTTATTTCAATTCAACTTTAATCGCTTATGCTTTAGGTTTATTCACTACAATTTTCGTTATGCACACTTTTAAAGCTGCTCAA cctgcattattatatttagtACCATTCTGTGTTGGTTCATCAATGATTGTCTCAGCTATTAAAGgtcaattcaaaaaattactTTGGTCAAATTTAGATACTGCCAAAGACAATACTAAAAAAACTAACTAa
- the taf13 gene encoding TFIID subunit: MSTKRKRMFSKELKHMMYGFGDVREPLHESIDLLEELVFEFIQEMTLKAAQVSNKRGKFQTEDLVFLVRKDPKKYYRVIELLRMNEELKKAKKAFDETNVEEEENV, encoded by the exons atgtCAACAAAAAGGAAAAGAATGTTTTCAAAAGAAT taAAACATATGATGTATGGTTTTGGAGATGTTAGAGAACCATTACATGAATCAATAGATTTGTTAGAAGAGTTAGTTTTCGAATTTATACAAGAAATGACATTAAAAGCAGCTCAagtttcaaataaaagaGGTAAATTTCAAACAGAGGATTTAGTTTTTCTTGTAAGAAAAGATCCAAAGAAATATTACAGagttattgaattattaagaATGAATGAAGAGTTGAAGAAAGCAAAGAAAGCTTTTGATGAAACTAATGTTGAAGAGGAagaaaatgtttaa
- the cysK gene encoding cysteine synthase, with translation MFSSIYGYFNSEGDSNQQQNNNNNSNNNLKESVFHSGISNGIIETVGNTPLIRIKSLSEATGCEIYGKAEFMNPGGSPKDRVAREIILDGEKKGLLKKGSTIVEATAGSTGISLTMLGKSRGYNVQLFIPDNVSKEKVDLLEMLGAETKIVPIVGMNNANHFMHCAYQRCLGDDMAFYANQFDNLSNFNAHYNGTAKEIWEQTKGDVDGFVAAAGTGGTVAGISSYLKEVNPNIQNWLIDPPGSGLYSLVNTGVIFHPKDRLVVEKLGPRSFYEGVGVNKKTENFNKASLNGAFRGTEEEGVDMAHYLLKHDGLFLGGSSALNCVGAVKLARKLGPGKTIVTVLCDSGHRYTSRLYSKSWLNDHNFQVSDLSNLNFVK, from the coding sequence atgttttccTCGATTTATGGCTATTTCAACTCTGAAGGTGATagtaatcaacaacaaaataataataataatagtaataataatttaaaagaaagtGTATTTCATTCAGGTATATCAAATGGTATAATTGAAACAGTTGGTAATACACCATTGATTagaattaaaagtttatcaGAAGCAACAGGTTGTGAAATTTATGGTAAAGCAGAATTTATGAATCCAGGTGGTAGTCCAAAGGATAGAGTTGCAAGAGAGATTATATTGGATGGTGAAAAGAAAGGATTATTAAAGAAAGGATCAACCATTGTAGAAGCAACTGCCGGTAGTACAGGTATTTCTTTGACAATGTTAGGTAAATCGAGGGGATACAATGTACAATTGTTTATACCTGATAATGTATCAAAAGAGAAAGTTGACCTGTTGGAGATGTTGGGTGCTGAAACTAAAATAGTGCCAATTGTCGGTATGAACAATGCCAACCATTTCATGCATTGCGCATATCAAAGATGTTTAGGTGACGATATGGCATTCTACGCCAACCAATTCGATAATCTCTCAAATTTCAACGCACATTATAATGGTACAGCCAAAGAGATTTGGGAGCAAACTAAGGGTGATGTGGATGGGTTTGTCGCAGCAGCTGGTACTGGTGGCACAGTGGCTGGTATAAGTAGTTATTTAAAAGAGGTGAAtccaaatattcaaaattggTTAATTGATCCACCAGGTTCAGGTTTGTATAGTTTGGTAAATACTGGTGTTATATTTCATCCAAAAGATAGATTAGTTGTTGAAAAACTTGGACCACGTTCATTTTATGAAGGTGTtggtgtaaataaaaaaactgaaaattttaataaagccTCTTTAAATGGTGCTTTCCGTGGTACAGAAGAGGAAGGTGTTGATATGgctcattatttattaaagcatgatggtttatttttaggtGGTTCTTCAGCTTTAAATTGTGTTGGCGCAGTTAAATTGGCTCGTAAATTAGGTCCTGGTAAAACAATTGTAACAGTCTTATGTGATTCTGGTCATCGTTACACAAGTAGATTATATAGTAAATCTTGGTTAAATGATCATAATTTTCAAGTTtcagatttatcaaatttaaattttgtaaaataa